The Elusimicrobiota bacterium sequence CCGGCTTGAAGGCATCGACGGCTGATGGCCGGAAAAGCCGTCGTCCTCCTTTCCGGGGGTCTCGACTCCGCCACGGCGCTGGCCTGGGCCCAGCGGAAAAAGGCGTGGTCCTGCCATGGGCTCCTCTTTGATTACGGCCAACGCCACCGGCGGGAATTACGCGCGGCCCGGGCGGTGGCCCGACGGGCGGGGTGTCCCATCCGCGTGGTCCGATTTCGCCTGCCCTGGGGCGGATCCAGTTTGTTGAATCCCTCGATCCCGATCCCTTCCCACGCCCTTTCCCGCATCGGCCAGGGGCCGATCCCCAACACCTACGTCCCCGCCAGGAACACGATATTTATCGCCTTCGCCCTCTCCTGGGCCGACACGCTGGGGGCGGAACACATCGTGATCGGCGCCAACGCCCTGGATTACTCGGGGTACCCCGACTGCCGGCGGCCCTTTCTCCGTGCCATGCAAACCGTCGGCCGGTTGGGAACCCGGCTCGGGGCGGAGAAAAAAAAACCGCTGCGCCTCTGGGCCCCGCTCCTCCGCCTGAGCAAAGCCGCCATCATCCGGCAAGGGATCGCTCTCCGGGTGCCGTACAACCTCACGTGGTCCTGCTATCGAGGCGGGGCCCGCCCCTGCGGCGCCTGCGATTCCTGCCGGCTCCGGGCCGAAGGATTCCGGATCGTCGGCGCTCCCGACCCGGCGCTTTAACTCTTCTCGACGGAATTTGCTATCCTGACAGCGGCGAGGTTCGCCCCTTCTTATGATTTCCGACCCCAACGATTTCAAAGACGTCCCCGCTCCCCCGGACGGCCCCCCCGCGCCCCCGCCCACCGGCCGCGTCGTCGAGATGTTCTCCACCCTTCAGGGAGAGGGCCTTCACGTGGGCCAACGCCAGCTTTTCATCCGCCTGGCCGGCTGTTCCTGGCGGTGCCGTTATTGCGACACGCCCGACAGCCTCACGCACGAAGGGCACGAGACGCTCACCGTCCACCAAGTCCTCCACCGCGTGCGGGAACTTCAGGCCACGCGGGACCATGCCGTGGTGACCCTCACGGGGGGGGAACCCCTCTTGCAATCCGATTTTTTGGCCGCTCTCCTTCCGTCGCTTAAAGAGCTGGGGCTCCGCACGTATCTGGAAACCAGCGCGACCCATCCGAACCTCTTTCGACCCCTGGCGCCCTGGTGCGATGTCATCGCCGCCGATATCAAGCTCCCCTCCGCCATCGGGCGACCCTTTTGGGCCGAGCATGAAGAATTCCTC is a genomic window containing:
- the queC gene encoding 7-cyano-7-deazaguanine synthase QueC gives rise to the protein MAGKAVVLLSGGLDSATALAWAQRKKAWSCHGLLFDYGQRHRRELRAARAVARRAGCPIRVVRFRLPWGGSSLLNPSIPIPSHALSRIGQGPIPNTYVPARNTIFIAFALSWADTLGAEHIVIGANALDYSGYPDCRRPFLRAMQTVGRLGTRLGAEKKKPLRLWAPLLRLSKAAIIRQGIALRVPYNLTWSCYRGGARPCGACDSCRLRAEGFRIVGAPDPAL
- a CDS encoding 7-carboxy-7-deazaguanine synthase QueE, yielding MISDPNDFKDVPAPPDGPPAPPPTGRVVEMFSTLQGEGLHVGQRQLFIRLAGCSWRCRYCDTPDSLTHEGHETLTVHQVLHRVRELQATRDHAVVTLTGGEPLLQSDFLAALLPSLKELGLRTYLETSATHPNLFRPLAPWCDVIAADIKLPSAIGRPFWAEHEEFLRIAGDRAFVKIVLTAQTTEDEMETAVNLLSRLTPVPPLVLQPVTPIADLDVRFQDPGSAAPMQILPPPPARLVGFWDWARQRIPVVKLIPQMHPAWGLP